The Virgibacillus dokdonensis genome includes a window with the following:
- a CDS encoding putative glycoside hydrolase: protein MRKTRNLLISGISIALLNLPMVAHGEETATASLHQERELSLQPLKDSMKRFVHTSDYKFEYPDAVRGIYVTGNSAGGSRFNNLVDFVDQTELNSMVIDVKEDNGNLTFTPEEGSPYEDMASNMIQNPEKMMETLEEKEIYPIARVVVFKDSVLAKKRPDLSFKKNGQVWVNNKGEAFVNPFQKEVWEYNVEVAKMAAQMGFQEIQFDYVRFPEGFETRDQELDYSLGDYKDSEMDDVQKRVQAVTDFVEYARNELSNYDVDVSVDIFGYAATIEEAPGIGQNFSKISENVDIISSMIYPSHWTSHFGIEKPDTEPYKLVDEYAKMENKVLGALEEPPVSRPWLQDFEAPWLYSGATKQYGKAEVEAQIKALYENEINEFLLWNAGNTYSENVDYTIGLDE from the coding sequence ATGAGAAAAACACGAAATCTACTAATCTCAGGGATTAGTATTGCTTTATTAAATCTTCCTATGGTTGCACATGGGGAAGAGACAGCTACTGCTAGCTTACACCAAGAACGTGAACTTAGCCTACAGCCGTTAAAAGATAGTATGAAACGATTTGTACATACCTCAGACTATAAATTTGAATATCCAGATGCGGTGCGTGGTATTTATGTGACTGGAAATTCAGCGGGAGGAAGCAGATTCAACAATCTTGTTGATTTTGTTGATCAGACGGAATTGAATTCAATGGTCATTGATGTAAAAGAAGATAATGGCAATTTAACATTCACTCCTGAAGAAGGTTCTCCTTATGAAGATATGGCTTCAAATATGATACAGAATCCTGAGAAAATGATGGAAACTCTGGAAGAAAAAGAAATCTATCCGATTGCTAGAGTGGTAGTTTTTAAAGACTCCGTTCTAGCTAAAAAACGCCCTGACCTGTCATTTAAAAAGAATGGACAAGTGTGGGTTAATAATAAAGGGGAAGCGTTTGTTAATCCGTTTCAAAAGGAAGTATGGGAATACAATGTAGAAGTGGCTAAGATGGCTGCGCAGATGGGCTTTCAAGAAATTCAATTTGATTATGTTCGTTTTCCGGAAGGATTTGAAACGAGAGACCAAGAATTGGATTATAGTTTAGGTGATTATAAGGACAGTGAAATGGACGATGTGCAAAAGCGTGTTCAAGCAGTTACTGATTTCGTAGAATATGCGCGAAATGAATTATCAAACTACGATGTTGATGTTTCTGTAGATATTTTTGGTTATGCAGCTACGATAGAAGAAGCGCCTGGAATTGGACAGAACTTTTCTAAAATATCAGAGAACGTAGATATTATTTCGTCCATGATTTATCCTAGTCATTGGACATCTCATTTCGGTATTGAAAAGCCAGATACCGAGCCTTATAAATTAGTGGATGAGTATGCGAAGATGGAAAATAAAGTATTAGGTGCTTTAGAAGAACCGCCAGTTTCAAGACCTTGGCTTCAAGACTTTGAAGCACCTTGGTTGTATTCTGGAGCAACGAAGCAATACGGCAAAGCCGAAGTAGAGGCGCAGATTAAGGCGTTGTATGAAAATGAAATAAATGAGTTCTTGCTTTGGAATGCTGGTAACACGTATTCAGAAAATGTTGATTACACAATTGGATTAGACGAATAA
- the fabF gene encoding beta-ketoacyl-ACP synthase II: MKQRRVVVTGVGAVTPVGNHVSTMWENIISGKSGIDFVTKVDKELFPAKVAGEVKDFDPSAYIEKKDVRKMDLFTQYAVVASKMAVEDADLTIDDDNRNRVGVWIGCGIGGMQTWEDQHRKLLEKGPKRVSPFFVPMMIPDMAAGQVSIQLGAKGINSCSVTACASGASSIGDAFKAVQRGDADAIVTGGTEAPISNMAFAGFSSAKALSLNEDPQKASRPFDKYRDGFVMGEGCGVLVLEDLETALDRGAHIYAEIVGYGATGDAYHITAPAENGEGAARAMDMALNDATIAPNEVDYINAHGTSTALNDKFETAAIKTVLGDHANDVAISSTKSMTGHLLGAAGGVESVISVKAIEEGIVPPTINLEHPDPDCDLDYVPNKARKQHVQVVLSNSLGFGGHNVALLFKKYQA; encoded by the coding sequence ATGAAACAAAGAAGAGTTGTAGTAACAGGAGTTGGTGCTGTTACGCCTGTTGGAAATCATGTTAGTACCATGTGGGAAAACATAATTTCAGGGAAATCAGGGATTGATTTTGTGACCAAAGTGGATAAAGAACTATTTCCGGCTAAGGTAGCTGGAGAAGTGAAAGATTTTGATCCAAGTGCCTATATCGAGAAGAAAGACGTTCGTAAAATGGACTTGTTTACACAATATGCTGTTGTGGCGTCCAAAATGGCGGTTGAAGATGCCGACCTTACTATTGATGATGATAATCGGAATCGTGTAGGCGTTTGGATTGGCTGTGGTATCGGTGGTATGCAAACTTGGGAAGATCAGCATCGAAAACTGTTAGAAAAAGGACCTAAGCGAGTTAGTCCATTTTTTGTACCAATGATGATCCCAGATATGGCTGCGGGTCAAGTTTCTATTCAATTAGGTGCAAAAGGGATAAATTCATGTTCTGTTACAGCTTGTGCTTCAGGTGCAAGTTCCATAGGTGATGCTTTTAAAGCCGTGCAGCGTGGTGATGCCGATGCCATTGTTACCGGTGGAACAGAAGCGCCGATATCTAACATGGCGTTTGCTGGCTTTTCTTCTGCCAAAGCACTCTCTCTTAATGAAGATCCACAAAAAGCAAGTCGCCCATTTGACAAATATCGTGATGGGTTTGTAATGGGAGAAGGTTGCGGTGTTTTAGTGTTAGAAGACTTAGAAACGGCGTTAGATCGTGGGGCACATATTTACGCAGAAATTGTTGGTTACGGTGCTACTGGTGATGCTTATCATATTACTGCGCCAGCAGAAAACGGCGAAGGTGCAGCACGTGCGATGGATATGGCGTTAAATGATGCAACAATTGCACCAAATGAGGTTGATTATATTAATGCACATGGTACGAGCACAGCCCTTAATGATAAATTTGAAACTGCTGCTATAAAGACAGTATTGGGCGACCATGCGAATGATGTTGCCATTTCTTCAACAAAATCAATGACAGGACATTTACTAGGTGCTGCTGGCGGTGTAGAATCGGTGATTTCTGTTAAAGCAATTGAAGAAGGAATCGTTCCGCCTACCATTAATCTTGAACATCCTGACCCAGATTGCGACTTGGATTATGTTCCAAACAAGGCAAGAAAACAGCATGTTCAAGTTGTATTAAGTAATTCGCTTGGATTTGGCGGTCATAATGTTGCACTACTATTTAAAAAATACCAAGCATAG
- the trpS gene encoding tryptophan--tRNA ligase: MTTIFSGIQPSGTLTLGNYLGALKHFTELQDDHTCYFCIVDEHAITVPQDRLKLRNNIRSLAALYLAAGIDPEKSTLFIQSEVPAHTQLGWMLQSISYMGELERMTQYKDKSADREAAIPSNLLTYPALMAADILLYQTDLVPVGEDQKQHLELTRNLAQRFNNRYNDIFTVPEVSIPKVGARIMSLQNPLKKMSKSDENEKGFISMLDEPKKIEKKIKSAVTDSEGIVKYDKENKPGVSNLLSIHSICSGESIASLEQKYAHKGYGEFKQGTANAIIEVLKPIQDNYYSLLDSEQLDSILDSGAEKAALTANRTVAKAKKAMGLGRIKKKK, encoded by the coding sequence ATGACAACAATTTTTTCAGGAATTCAACCAAGTGGTACGTTAACTTTAGGAAATTACCTCGGTGCATTAAAACATTTTACGGAACTTCAAGATGACCATACATGCTATTTTTGTATTGTGGATGAACATGCTATTACTGTTCCGCAAGATCGATTAAAACTTCGAAATAACATCCGTTCGCTTGCAGCCTTATATTTAGCAGCCGGTATTGATCCAGAAAAATCAACGCTATTTATCCAATCAGAAGTCCCTGCACACACGCAATTAGGATGGATGCTACAATCCATCAGTTATATGGGTGAGTTAGAACGAATGACCCAATATAAAGATAAATCTGCAGATAGAGAAGCTGCTATTCCGTCGAATTTGCTCACCTATCCTGCCTTAATGGCGGCTGATATTTTACTATATCAAACCGATCTCGTTCCTGTAGGAGAAGATCAGAAACAACATTTAGAATTAACGAGAAATTTAGCACAACGATTCAACAATCGATATAACGATATCTTTACTGTTCCAGAGGTAAGTATACCTAAGGTTGGAGCTCGTATTATGTCATTGCAAAACCCATTAAAGAAAATGAGTAAGTCCGATGAGAATGAAAAAGGATTTATTTCTATGCTTGATGAACCAAAAAAAATCGAAAAGAAAATTAAGAGTGCTGTCACTGATTCTGAAGGAATCGTGAAATACGATAAAGAAAACAAACCGGGTGTATCTAACCTATTATCTATTCATTCCATCTGCTCTGGTGAATCTATTGCATCCCTTGAGCAAAAATATGCGCACAAAGGTTATGGAGAATTTAAGCAAGGAACAGCTAATGCTATCATTGAGGTGTTAAAACCAATTCAAGACAACTATTATTCACTCTTGGATTCTGAACAATTAGATTCAATTTTAGATTCTGGTGCCGAAAAAGCTGCCCTCACCGCAAATCGAACAGTTGCAAAAGCCAAAAAAGCAATGGGCTTAGGAAGAATAAAAAAGAAAAAATAA
- the mnmH gene encoding tRNA 2-selenouridine(34) synthase MnmH — translation MLQNITIEALRSMKEKKKLTLIDVRSPSEFNTATIPNSINIPFFNDEERAEVGTLYKQKSPEIAKEHGLKIMSAKLPDFVKSFSNTDGEKIVFCWRGGMRSKTTATVLDLMGIEVYRLDGGYRSYRNWVVNTLENLNWDTKAVVLNGHTGSGKTTILRRLAKLNYPVIDLEGMANHRGSIFGQIGLQPHNQKTFDALLIEQIESIKQTPFMLIEGESKRVGRVILPNFLLKKKTEGTQFIIELPIEERTAEIIKEYEPWKYKESCLEAFKRIKKRIHTPIAKKIETELKAGHYELAVMLLLKYYYDPLYDYTTKQIPDEKKIRIKAKNISEAYQLLKEQIDNHYYAK, via the coding sequence TTGTTGCAAAATATTACTATTGAAGCACTTAGATCAATGAAGGAAAAAAAGAAACTTACGCTTATTGATGTAAGATCTCCTTCTGAATTTAACACCGCCACGATTCCAAACAGTATCAATATTCCCTTTTTTAATGACGAAGAAAGAGCAGAAGTAGGTACATTGTACAAACAAAAAAGTCCTGAAATAGCTAAAGAGCATGGCTTAAAAATAATGTCTGCAAAACTACCTGATTTTGTGAAAAGTTTTTCAAATACAGATGGAGAAAAGATTGTATTCTGTTGGCGCGGTGGCATGCGGAGTAAAACGACAGCTACTGTTTTAGACTTAATGGGAATTGAAGTTTATCGGTTAGATGGAGGCTATCGCAGTTATCGCAACTGGGTTGTGAACACGTTAGAAAATTTAAATTGGGATACGAAAGCAGTCGTACTAAACGGTCATACCGGATCAGGAAAAACAACCATACTTAGAAGATTAGCAAAGCTAAATTACCCTGTTATTGATTTAGAAGGAATGGCTAATCACCGTGGTTCCATATTTGGTCAAATTGGCTTACAACCACATAACCAAAAAACATTTGATGCGTTGCTCATCGAACAAATAGAAAGCATAAAACAAACGCCATTTATGCTTATTGAAGGTGAAAGTAAGCGAGTAGGTAGAGTGATTTTACCAAACTTTCTCTTAAAAAAGAAGACGGAGGGCACGCAATTTATCATTGAACTTCCCATTGAAGAACGAACCGCAGAAATTATAAAAGAATACGAACCTTGGAAGTATAAAGAATCATGTTTAGAAGCATTTAAACGTATCAAAAAGCGCATTCATACACCTATTGCTAAAAAAATTGAAACGGAATTAAAAGCAGGACACTACGAATTAGCAGTCATGCTATTGCTCAAATATTATTATGATCCTTTATACGACTATACGACGAAACAAATACCCGATGAGAAAAAAATAAGAATTAAAGCGAAAAATATATCGGAAGCCTATCAATTATTAAAGGAGCAGATAGATAACCACTATTATGCGAAATGA
- a CDS encoding BMP family ABC transporter substrate-binding protein, whose product MFLLRNVFAIISMLMILGSCSSPMQTEQRIQSVGMLLNGNISDHIWNEKGYQGLVSLGEKYGMDVYYKENVATEKEIIEAIEEFSNQGVNFIFGHSSFYGKHFTDVAENYSHIQFVYFNGSYVAKNVTSFTFDTYAAGYFAGMLSGKMTAVNKVGIIATNEWQPEIEGFFEGVKNVNPKAEIELAFLNDWNEVQTAQGIYQQMKSTGVDVFYPIGDAFSEEIIKQAKRDEVYAIGYRTNQAELAEHTVLTSTVHHVEKLYEYAVEHVNDRNLAGQLKSFDFQDGVISLAPFNDQVPHSYQYEMNQAMEHYTNTGLLPEM is encoded by the coding sequence GTGTTTCTATTGCGGAATGTCTTTGCAATTATTAGCATGTTAATGATACTAGGTAGCTGTAGTAGCCCCATGCAAACAGAACAGCGAATACAGAGTGTGGGTATGTTATTAAACGGAAACATCTCTGATCACATATGGAATGAAAAAGGGTACCAAGGACTTGTTTCATTAGGAGAAAAGTACGGAATGGATGTTTATTATAAAGAAAATGTTGCAACTGAGAAGGAAATTATTGAAGCGATAGAGGAATTTTCCAATCAAGGAGTAAATTTTATATTTGGCCATAGTTCTTTTTATGGAAAACACTTTACAGACGTTGCTGAGAATTATTCTCATATACAGTTTGTTTATTTTAATGGTTCTTATGTTGCAAAAAATGTAACTAGTTTTACATTTGATACGTATGCGGCTGGATATTTTGCTGGTATGTTATCTGGTAAAATGACAGCTGTAAATAAAGTGGGCATCATTGCCACTAATGAATGGCAGCCAGAGATTGAAGGCTTCTTTGAGGGCGTTAAAAATGTAAACCCGAAAGCGGAAATAGAATTAGCTTTTTTAAATGACTGGAATGAGGTGCAAACGGCACAAGGGATTTACCAACAAATGAAATCAACCGGCGTAGATGTATTTTATCCAATAGGTGATGCTTTTAGTGAAGAGATTATTAAGCAAGCAAAAAGAGATGAGGTTTATGCCATTGGGTATAGGACTAATCAAGCAGAGTTAGCAGAGCATACAGTTTTAACTTCGACTGTCCACCATGTAGAGAAACTGTATGAATATGCAGTGGAACATGTAAATGATCGTAATTTAGCCGGACAGTTAAAAAGCTTTGATTTTCAAGATGGTGTTATTTCTTTAGCGCCTTTTAATGACCAAGTTCCCCACTCTTATCAATATGAGATGAACCAAGCAATGGAACATTATACAAATACGGGTTTACTCCCTGAAATGTAA
- a CDS encoding beta-ketoacyl-ACP synthase III: MDVGVLGLGHYVPEKVVTNHDLEKIVDTNDEWIRTRTGIEERRIAEEDMDTSDMAFLAAEKAINNANLEPNDIDLILVATVTPDTPFPSVSCTIQERLGARNAAAMDISAACSGFMYGMVTAKQFIENNTYKHVLVVGVEKLSKITDWSDRSTCVLFGDGAGAAVMGQVSDGKGILSFELGANGAGGKELKQEKDTGYLYMNGREVFKFAVRQMPESSVNVIKAAGYKEDDVDYLVPHQANIRIMEAARQRLGISEDKMAQTVKKYGNNSAASIPIALSESVADGKINDNDLIVLVGFGGGLTWGALAIKWGR, translated from the coding sequence ATGGATGTTGGTGTTTTAGGCTTAGGTCATTATGTTCCTGAAAAAGTCGTTACGAATCATGATTTAGAGAAGATCGTCGATACAAATGATGAGTGGATTCGTACGAGAACAGGTATTGAAGAAAGAAGAATAGCAGAAGAGGACATGGATACTTCAGATATGGCATTTTTAGCAGCAGAAAAAGCTATCAACAATGCGAATCTAGAACCTAATGATATAGACCTTATTTTAGTCGCAACAGTAACTCCTGACACACCATTTCCCTCTGTTAGCTGTACGATTCAAGAACGTTTAGGTGCAAGGAATGCAGCAGCCATGGATATTAGTGCAGCTTGTTCAGGTTTTATGTATGGGATGGTAACAGCAAAGCAATTTATTGAAAACAACACATATAAACATGTATTAGTTGTAGGAGTAGAAAAGCTGTCAAAGATTACTGATTGGTCAGATCGTAGCACATGCGTATTGTTTGGTGATGGTGCTGGTGCAGCCGTAATGGGCCAAGTATCGGATGGTAAAGGGATTCTTTCGTTCGAATTAGGTGCTAATGGTGCAGGCGGAAAAGAATTAAAGCAGGAAAAAGATACTGGTTATTTATATATGAATGGTCGTGAAGTATTTAAATTTGCTGTCAGACAAATGCCAGAATCATCTGTTAATGTAATTAAAGCTGCTGGATATAAAGAAGATGATGTAGATTATTTAGTGCCACATCAAGCAAATATACGCATCATGGAGGCGGCTCGGCAGCGATTAGGTATCTCCGAAGATAAGATGGCCCAAACAGTAAAGAAGTATGGCAATAACTCTGCAGCTTCTATACCAATTGCTTTGTCGGAATCAGTCGCAGATGGTAAAATAAATGATAATGATTTGATCGTTTTAGTTGGCTTTGGCGGCGGTTTAACATGGGGCGCCTTAGCCATAAAATGGGGAAGATAA
- the selD gene encoding selenide, water dikinase SelD, with the protein MTKNNVKLTTLTTKGGCGCKIGPADLADIIKQLPSPTPNPNVLVGLDTSDDAGVYQINEDTAIVQTLDFFTPIVDDPYSFGQIAAANAISDIYAMGGTPITALNIVAFPVHTLDKEILADILRGAGDKLTEAGVALVGGHSIDDKEPKFGLAVTGIIHPAKVRTNSGVKPNDKLILTKPIGVGVLTTSIKRNLLTDIEIEHVTKVMATLNKVAAHIMQSYEIHACTDITGFGLLGHASEMAIGSEVSLTIYDHKVPKLPRVKELAELGAIPGGTKNNFQHVQGKVSFPSSMDQIDQWILCDAVTSGGLLMAVKDKEAAQLLSELQAEGIHAAIIGEATEDTKSHIYVQE; encoded by the coding sequence ATGACGAAGAACAATGTAAAACTAACAACGCTCACCACAAAAGGGGGATGCGGTTGTAAAATTGGCCCCGCTGATTTAGCTGACATTATAAAACAACTCCCTTCACCCACTCCAAACCCAAACGTCCTTGTCGGTTTAGATACAAGCGATGATGCTGGAGTATACCAAATTAATGAAGATACAGCTATTGTGCAAACGTTAGATTTCTTTACACCAATTGTAGATGATCCATATTCATTTGGACAAATTGCTGCAGCTAACGCCATTAGTGATATTTACGCTATGGGCGGTACACCAATAACGGCATTGAACATCGTTGCTTTCCCAGTCCACACCTTAGATAAGGAAATTTTAGCCGATATACTACGTGGTGCTGGTGATAAATTGACTGAAGCGGGCGTTGCATTAGTAGGCGGACATTCCATTGATGACAAAGAACCAAAGTTTGGACTTGCCGTAACCGGAATCATACACCCTGCAAAAGTGCGGACAAACAGTGGAGTGAAACCGAATGATAAGTTAATTCTGACAAAACCTATTGGTGTAGGTGTACTAACAACATCTATTAAACGCAATTTACTTACAGATATAGAGATTGAACATGTTACGAAGGTAATGGCTACATTAAATAAAGTAGCTGCTCATATTATGCAAAGTTATGAAATACACGCCTGTACAGACATCACAGGTTTTGGATTGTTAGGCCATGCATCCGAAATGGCCATAGGTAGTGAAGTCAGTCTTACTATATACGACCATAAAGTCCCTAAACTACCTAGGGTTAAGGAGCTAGCAGAATTAGGTGCTATTCCTGGTGGTACAAAGAATAATTTTCAACACGTACAAGGAAAAGTTTCTTTTCCAAGTAGCATGGACCAAATAGACCAGTGGATTTTATGTGATGCGGTTACTTCAGGTGGTCTGTTAATGGCTGTAAAGGATAAAGAAGCTGCTCAACTACTATCTGAATTACAAGCTGAAGGTATACATGCCGCAATTATTGGCGAGGCTACGGAAGATACAAAATCACATATTTACGTACAGGAGTAA
- a CDS encoding IS4 family transposase, translating into MCLSGYEWADFRETKAGIKMHTSIRLCNDTLSLDKMILTPARPADETQLDELIVYQLDVLHVFDRGYFNFAKFDAYSEKGIKFATRIKANTVVHVVEELLVDPSSPITRHAMVTIGNMKHPLQLIETTDSNGKPIRIVCNDAKRSAQEISDIYRNRWKIELFFKWIKQHLVITTLYGKSENAVYNQVYLAMITFCLIILMKNKIGFKGTLLEMLRWIKDGYDQSMATFILKVRKEPERESSGRRRWDNERIFAETLAQYETGDVLHLDDLTYDPFV; encoded by the coding sequence ATGTGTCTTAGTGGCTATGAATGGGCTGATTTTCGAGAAACAAAAGCCGGGATTAAAATGCACACTTCAATTAGGTTGTGCAATGATACGCTCTCGCTAGATAAGATGATTCTAACGCCAGCCCGACCAGCGGATGAGACACAGCTGGATGAATTAATTGTTTATCAGTTAGATGTGCTTCATGTATTCGATCGCGGGTACTTCAACTTTGCGAAGTTCGATGCCTATTCGGAAAAAGGAATAAAATTTGCAACGCGTATCAAAGCCAATACAGTGGTACACGTCGTGGAAGAGTTACTCGTGGATCCATCTTCTCCCATCACACGCCATGCCATGGTGACAATCGGAAACATGAAACATCCATTACAATTGATAGAGACAACAGATAGTAATGGCAAGCCTATTCGGATTGTGTGTAACGACGCCAAGCGCAGTGCGCAAGAAATCAGCGATATCTACCGAAACCGCTGGAAAATAGAGTTGTTTTTCAAATGGATCAAGCAACACTTGGTCATTACAACATTATATGGTAAGAGTGAAAATGCCGTTTATAATCAAGTCTATCTTGCAATGATTACCTTTTGCCTGATCATCCTAATGAAAAATAAAATAGGTTTCAAAGGAACCTTGCTGGAAATGTTGCGTTGGATAAAGGATGGTTACGATCAATCCATGGCAACCTTTATTTTGAAAGTACGTAAAGAACCAGAGCGAGAGTCCAGTGGACGACGAAGGTGGGACAATGAGCGAATTTTTGCAGAGACCCTAGCACAATATGAGACAGGAGACGTGTTACACTTAGATGATTTAACATACGATCCATTCGTTTAA
- a CDS encoding YjbA family protein, with protein sequence MLYMHDVWVNWFEGEENGYNVCYFHEWRKDDGIELLDQIPLLYITKELFSYIENDMQEIPKPLLDAIYKRAYMRKGHDRTVLEYASIITDGKEILIFDTIGYRIPVRKSRLIPRQEQLVYDMIKNAKVQSFKYDGNNYKKEYHMLSMPPELVFGLTRRERQLKQLMMMGLDQLWTTNNLEELRYWLTEWNPKRYPYIRFMDEKAVWTALYEGVKKGWSDRHEDFCHKLIKGQPFLEKMWEIENGQEQNASQ encoded by the coding sequence ATGCTATATATGCATGATGTTTGGGTGAATTGGTTTGAAGGAGAAGAGAATGGTTATAATGTATGTTATTTTCATGAGTGGCGTAAAGATGATGGTATTGAATTATTAGATCAAATACCATTATTATACATAACGAAAGAACTGTTCTCTTATATTGAAAATGATATGCAGGAAATCCCAAAACCGCTTTTAGATGCTATCTATAAGCGTGCTTATATGCGCAAAGGGCATGATAGAACAGTTCTAGAATATGCTAGCATTATAACAGATGGCAAGGAAATCCTTATCTTTGACACTATTGGTTATCGGATCCCAGTTCGAAAAAGCAGATTAATTCCAAGGCAGGAACAGCTCGTCTACGATATGATAAAAAATGCCAAAGTGCAATCGTTTAAATATGACGGGAACAATTATAAAAAAGAATACCATATGCTTTCTATGCCACCAGAACTCGTTTTTGGATTAACTAGAAGAGAGCGTCAACTAAAACAATTAATGATGATGGGGTTAGATCAGTTATGGACGACAAATAATTTGGAAGAGTTACGTTATTGGTTAACAGAATGGAACCCAAAACGTTATCCATATATTCGTTTTATGGATGAGAAAGCAGTTTGGACTGCCCTATATGAAGGCGTGAAAAAAGGGTGGAGTGATCGGCATGAGGATTTCTGTCACAAACTTATTAAAGGACAGCCTTTCTTGGAAAAAATGTGGGAAATAGAAAATGGGCAAGAACAAAACGCTTCGCAATAA
- a CDS encoding undecaprenyl-diphosphate phosphatase: MSSLSIILKYLLLGLFQGFTEPIPISSSGHLVMLRDLLHLQVELTGLSFEILVNFGSLIAVLVVFREDLIRLTKNGLRFILQKDRDNEATADFQFIVFLIVATIPTGVLGFLLNDYISDIKAVTVGYTLLITGAALWIIRNLHGKKNDGDLTIKDVLIVGAAQAVSLVPGISRSGATIVAAMLVGMKRETAFRFSFLLYIPVSLGVTILGISDIVKDERFNELMIPYAIAFLASIIATYFALKWFANIMAKGNLKYFSFYCFIVGILAIIIFTR, from the coding sequence ATATCTAGCTTAAGTATCATTTTAAAATATTTACTACTCGGTTTATTTCAAGGTTTCACGGAACCAATACCTATTTCATCAAGCGGGCATTTGGTTATGCTTCGTGATCTCCTTCATTTACAAGTCGAATTAACAGGATTGTCATTTGAAATTTTAGTGAATTTTGGGTCACTAATCGCTGTGCTGGTCGTTTTCCGTGAAGATTTAATTCGGTTAACAAAAAATGGGCTTCGATTTATTTTACAAAAAGATAGAGATAATGAAGCAACGGCTGACTTTCAATTTATCGTATTTCTAATTGTAGCAACCATTCCTACGGGAGTTTTAGGCTTCTTATTAAACGACTATATAAGTGACATTAAAGCAGTTACTGTCGGATACACCTTGCTGATTACTGGGGCAGCTTTATGGATAATTCGTAATCTTCACGGGAAGAAAAATGACGGAGATTTAACGATAAAAGACGTACTTATTGTCGGTGCAGCGCAAGCCGTCTCATTAGTTCCTGGAATTAGCCGTTCAGGTGCTACCATTGTTGCTGCCATGCTTGTCGGCATGAAGCGGGAAACAGCTTTTCGTTTTTCTTTTTTACTTTATATTCCCGTTAGCCTTGGTGTTACGATTTTAGGAATAAGTGATATTGTCAAAGATGAAAGGTTTAATGAATTAATGATCCCTTATGCTATTGCCTTTTTAGCTTCCATTATTGCTACATATTTTGCCCTTAAATGGTTCGCTAACATCATGGCTAAAGGCAACCTAAAGTATTTTAGTTTTTATTGTTTCATAGTTGGGATCCTAGCAATTATTATCTTTACACGATAA
- a CDS encoding DUF2929 family protein — protein MRYIVTLFWSCLIGAVVSYVLSSMGSEPFNLTATIGLSVVFFVMVSVLGDGILKEDN, from the coding sequence ATGCGATACATTGTTACACTTTTCTGGTCATGTTTAATCGGCGCAGTAGTTTCCTATGTTTTATCAAGTATGGGAAGTGAACCATTCAACTTAACAGCAACCATCGGATTATCAGTCGTCTTTTTTGTGATGGTATCCGTACTAGGTGACGGTATTTTAAAAGAAGATAACTAA